Proteins from a single region of Corynebacterium casei LMG S-19264:
- a CDS encoding DUF885 domain-containing protein — translation MSSEHQMAREPSLLDASCDNFLADLAKLTPTDATEWGIEGYEGELQDFSPEYFTAVADRTREMVADLDALDDSTDESDDDDDFDDVDYVTAEVLRDRLCLELDLHHHGEDIRSLNNIASPVQTIRDTLLLMPHETAEQKDAIRSRLSKVKASLQGYKESLVEAANQGMVPPTRQINEVIGQCNALADATSMLDGLGLEQDNAEVEAAKAAFDEFSGWLSAELQPSSSNEDAVGRERYARFSKLFVGDSVDLDEAYEWGLNRLHEINAEQEDIAKALYGPDTNLRTAVRKLNADERYQLHGKDALVEWMQGVADKVIADLNGTYFDIPEQIQEIECKIDPSGTGGIFYTQPTEDFSRPGRMWWSVPAGQEVFHTWQELTTVHHEGAPGHHLQIGLGLMEPNLNSWRRNACWNSGHGEGWALYAEALMAELGYMDDPGYRMGLLDSQRLRAARVVVDIGLHLGKKMPDGSGIWDKAHMKSFMRENTAMDDANLAFEVNRYLGWPGQAPSYAIGERLWHKTREDAVAQGMTAREFHSQALSLGSIPMSILRETILD, via the coding sequence ATGAGTTCTGAGCACCAAATGGCTCGCGAGCCGTCCTTGCTGGATGCCTCCTGCGATAATTTTCTTGCAGACCTAGCGAAGCTGACCCCTACCGACGCAACCGAGTGGGGCATTGAAGGCTACGAAGGTGAGCTTCAGGATTTCTCCCCTGAATACTTCACCGCTGTTGCTGACCGTACCCGTGAAATGGTCGCGGACTTGGACGCACTGGATGACAGTACGGACGAGTCTGATGACGATGATGATTTTGATGACGTTGATTACGTCACCGCAGAAGTCCTGCGTGACCGCCTGTGCCTGGAGCTCGACCTGCACCACCATGGTGAGGACATTCGCAGTCTGAACAATATTGCGTCTCCGGTGCAGACTATCCGCGATACTTTGCTGTTGATGCCGCATGAGACGGCGGAGCAGAAGGACGCTATCCGTTCCCGCCTGTCCAAGGTGAAGGCTTCTTTGCAGGGCTATAAGGAGTCTTTGGTGGAGGCAGCCAACCAGGGCATGGTTCCACCAACCCGGCAGATCAATGAGGTTATCGGCCAGTGCAATGCGCTTGCCGATGCCACCTCGATGCTCGATGGCCTGGGCCTAGAACAGGACAACGCCGAGGTTGAGGCCGCGAAGGCGGCTTTCGATGAATTCTCGGGCTGGCTTTCTGCTGAGCTGCAGCCATCCTCGTCCAACGAAGATGCTGTGGGCCGGGAGCGCTATGCGCGTTTTTCCAAGCTGTTTGTCGGTGACTCCGTGGACTTGGATGAGGCCTATGAGTGGGGTCTGAACCGCCTGCACGAAATCAACGCTGAGCAAGAAGACATTGCCAAGGCGCTTTACGGCCCTGACACCAACCTGCGTACTGCGGTGCGCAAGTTAAATGCTGATGAGCGCTACCAGCTGCACGGCAAAGACGCGCTGGTGGAGTGGATGCAAGGTGTTGCCGACAAGGTGATTGCTGACCTCAACGGCACCTACTTTGATATCCCAGAGCAGATCCAAGAGATTGAGTGCAAGATTGATCCTTCCGGCACCGGCGGTATTTTCTATACCCAGCCGACTGAGGATTTCTCCCGCCCAGGCCGCATGTGGTGGTCTGTTCCTGCTGGCCAGGAAGTCTTCCACACCTGGCAGGAGCTGACCACGGTGCACCACGAGGGCGCACCGGGACACCATCTGCAGATTGGTCTGGGGCTAATGGAGCCGAACCTGAACTCCTGGCGCCGCAACGCCTGCTGGAATTCAGGCCACGGCGAGGGCTGGGCTTTGTATGCTGAGGCGCTCATGGCTGAACTGGGCTACATGGATGACCCGGGCTACCGCATGGGTCTTCTGGACTCGCAGCGTCTGCGCGCTGCCCGCGTGGTTGTTGATATCGGACTGCACCTGGGCAAGAAGATGCCTGATGGCTCCGGTATCTGGGACAAGGCACACATGAAGTCCTTTATGCGTGAGAACACCGCCATGGATGACGCCAACCTGGCCTTTGAAGTCAACCGCTACCTGGGCTGGCCTGGCCAGGCGCCAAGCTACGCGATTGGTGAGCGCCTGTGGCACAAGACCCGCGAAGATGCCGTCGCCCAGGGCATGACCGCGCGCGAGTTCCACTCCCAGGCACTGTCCTTGGGATCTATCCCAATGTCTATCCTGCGTGAAACCATCCTGGACTAA
- a CDS encoding tautomerase family protein, whose amino-acid sequence MPTYAVSSRRGVINPQQRGDVAKLLTTLHSEIALAPRYFVQVLFHDLDEGALFLAGQEAHEGHVWIHADIRSGRTSEQKTQLLAEITAQTAALLQLTPEHVWVYINEIPGEHMTEYGKLLPEPGGEEGWFASLPQELQDKLKELK is encoded by the coding sequence ATGCCCACTTATGCTGTTTCTTCACGCCGCGGAGTCATCAATCCACAACAACGGGGTGATGTAGCGAAGCTACTCACCACGCTGCATTCGGAGATTGCGCTGGCCCCGCGCTATTTCGTGCAGGTACTGTTCCATGATCTCGATGAAGGCGCGCTGTTTCTCGCGGGCCAAGAAGCGCACGAGGGACACGTGTGGATTCACGCGGATATTCGTTCGGGGCGAACCTCCGAGCAAAAGACGCAGCTGTTAGCGGAAATCACGGCACAGACCGCGGCCCTCTTGCAGCTGACGCCGGAACACGTGTGGGTTTATATCAATGAAATCCCTGGTGAGCACATGACGGAATACGGAAAGCTCCTGCCAGAGCCAGGAGGCGAAGAAGGATGGTTCGCCTCCTTGCCGCAGGAGCTTCAAGACAAGCTAAAGGAACTTAAGTAG
- a CDS encoding HAD family hydrolase, which yields MSTRVLFDLYGVFLTRGVEDSLAQLTDVVNADAARQFHQAYLELRPELEAGKISDERWWQQLALRSGVNNGEIPEIARALDSTFELNSEGLDMAMAVIDAGYVTGVFANISPGLAQMVRERFEWLDEFAAVIFSCDIGVCKPYAEAFDVAAEALGAAPKDTVIFDPNEEFVEAAKAAGLQAYVYQSPQQVLAVLDNLKP from the coding sequence ATGAGTACGAGAGTGTTGTTTGACCTCTATGGGGTCTTTCTCACGAGGGGAGTAGAGGACTCTCTGGCGCAGCTTACTGATGTGGTTAATGCTGACGCTGCTCGACAATTCCACCAGGCTTATCTGGAGCTGCGGCCCGAATTAGAGGCCGGAAAAATCAGTGATGAGCGCTGGTGGCAGCAGCTCGCGCTGCGCTCCGGGGTGAACAATGGTGAAATTCCGGAAATCGCCCGCGCGCTGGATTCTACATTCGAGCTCAACTCCGAAGGCCTGGATATGGCCATGGCTGTTATTGATGCCGGCTATGTCACCGGTGTCTTCGCCAACATCTCCCCAGGGCTGGCGCAGATGGTACGGGAGCGGTTTGAATGGCTCGATGAATTCGCGGCGGTTATTTTCAGCTGCGATATCGGTGTGTGCAAGCCGTACGCAGAGGCTTTCGATGTCGCCGCGGAAGCCCTCGGCGCAGCGCCCAAAGACACCGTCATTTTTGACCCCAACGAAGAATTCGTCGAGGCCGCCAAGGCCGCCGGCCTGCAGGCGTACGTTTACCAGTCACCGCAGCAAGTACTCGCGGTGCTGGACAATCTCAAACCTTAA
- a CDS encoding FtsW/RodA/SpoVE family cell cycle protein, translating to MSVEFAAGEPDNFTVGTSMLRIPAMFAALLLLTHAALCILTPRADQLIFPTVAFLNGLGLVVIHRLDLSLGRELAERQIIWTALGLIVCVATLVVLRDYRILTRFSYLLGALGLVLLAVPLVSPQPVESDARIWLMIGPFSIQPGEIAKVLLIAFFAMLISQKRALFSVAEHRFLGIGFPRLRDLAPITVIGAIALVIMALTNDFGPALLLFLTVFGMVYVATSRTSWLLIGTVILLAGGTALAQFSSKIQQRISNMRDPLADFYNAGNQLSESLFGLSTGGITGSGLGQGYPHTIPLAFSDFILAAIGEELGLIGLAGVLIVFALLQCRIFVTALYTRESYGKLLVTGFGIILMVQVFVVTGGISGLIPMTGLTTPFMSAGGSSLLANYLIIALVLRVSHNSNQAENAHPKTTAATPGSLT from the coding sequence GTGAGTGTCGAGTTTGCAGCTGGGGAGCCTGATAACTTCACGGTAGGAACATCAATGTTGCGGATACCCGCAATGTTCGCAGCCTTGCTGCTCCTAACTCATGCCGCCCTATGCATCCTCACTCCGCGTGCTGACCAGCTCATTTTCCCCACGGTGGCGTTTCTCAATGGACTGGGGTTAGTCGTCATCCACCGACTCGATCTGTCTTTGGGACGAGAGCTCGCAGAACGACAGATCATCTGGACCGCGCTCGGATTGATCGTGTGCGTGGCAACCCTCGTGGTGCTGCGAGACTATCGTATTCTTACCCGTTTTTCTTACCTTCTTGGCGCGTTGGGCCTTGTCCTGTTGGCGGTACCTTTAGTTTCTCCACAGCCAGTTGAATCGGACGCGCGAATCTGGCTGATGATCGGACCGTTCTCAATCCAGCCAGGTGAAATTGCCAAGGTACTACTAATAGCCTTCTTTGCCATGCTCATTAGCCAGAAACGCGCGCTGTTCTCCGTCGCCGAGCATCGCTTTTTAGGAATTGGTTTTCCTCGGCTACGGGACCTTGCGCCGATCACTGTCATCGGCGCAATCGCACTGGTCATCATGGCGTTAACCAATGACTTTGGACCAGCTTTATTGTTGTTTCTCACCGTCTTCGGAATGGTTTATGTGGCTACTTCACGTACATCGTGGCTGCTCATCGGCACGGTTATTTTGCTGGCTGGCGGTACGGCACTTGCTCAATTCTCGAGCAAAATCCAGCAAAGAATCTCCAATATGCGCGACCCTTTAGCTGATTTCTATAACGCAGGAAACCAGCTCTCTGAATCGCTCTTCGGACTTTCTACCGGTGGCATCACGGGCTCAGGACTTGGTCAAGGTTATCCGCACACAATTCCACTGGCATTCTCTGATTTCATCTTGGCGGCAATCGGCGAAGAACTCGGACTCATCGGTCTCGCTGGTGTGCTGATTGTGTTCGCACTATTGCAATGCCGCATATTTGTCACTGCACTTTATACCCGCGAAAGCTACGGCAAACTGCTCGTCACTGGGTTTGGAATCATCCTCATGGTGCAAGTCTTTGTCGTAACGGGCGGTATTTCAGGGCTCATCCCGATGACTGGTCTCACCACGCCCTTCATGTCAGCAGGCGGCTCCTCACTCCTAGCCAATTACCTGATTATCGCGCTCGTACTCCGGGTATCACATAACTCCAACCAAGCTGAAAACGCACATCCTAAAACCACTGCTGCCACGCCAGGTTCACTGACATGA
- a CDS encoding ATP-dependent RNA helicase — protein MAFTAVASIFDLPTIGRGLPVADDIDRLPGLLSATGRLVVQAPPGTGKTTLVPPALANYLEAPGKVLVTAPRRVAVRAAARRLAQLDGSRIGDKVGFSIRGEHHPGTHVEFMTPGVLLRRLLGDPELAGVGAVAIDEVHERQLDTDLVLAMLLELAELRDDLALVAMSATLDAQRFAGLMNAGVLDTPAVTYPLETHYEPHPGRAGCTREFLTHQAKQAKQVRDDTGHSVLVFVPGVREVEHVCAQIPGALPLHGRLTSAEQDRALTPTDSPRIIVSTSIAESSLTVPGVRAVVDSGLSRVPRRDAARGMTGLVTVSAAQSTVDQRAGRAGREGPGTVIRAYAQSDYQHAAAHITPEIATSDLTEAALMIAAWGGGTDFPLPDKPPHNAWAQAQDALEDIGAVHDGTITALGTRLSRLPLHPRLGRALIECGPQAAPTIAVLSDSPSGNIAAVQPPQREVKHLEKLVSTGSGISDAGIITGLAFPQRIAKKVNDSEYLLASRTRAWLPPGTSIHASEWLAIADVSVAKSGAGKAGSVIRAAATISEPDALEIIGVDETITATFTGGKLQGRAIKRAGPIELSSTPVKVPPDNAAAALADGIRTQGLTLFTFSDKAQALRERMSFLHEQLGDPWPDVESADPEYWLGPELDALAHGASPKSVDMYQALQRLLPWPEANSMDELAPARLAVPSGSHPRIDYSTGRPVVRVKLQECFGLAESPECAGIRVQFHLLSPAGRPLAVTDDLKSFWSGPYAGVRADMRGRYPKHPWPEDPWSAQATARTKNRI, from the coding sequence ATGGCGTTCACAGCCGTGGCTAGTATTTTTGACCTTCCTACCATTGGCCGCGGTCTGCCGGTCGCTGATGATATTGACCGGCTGCCGGGGCTGCTTTCGGCCACCGGCCGGCTGGTGGTTCAGGCACCGCCTGGCACGGGTAAGACCACGTTGGTGCCGCCGGCGTTGGCGAATTATCTTGAAGCCCCTGGCAAAGTACTGGTCACCGCCCCGCGGCGAGTGGCGGTGCGCGCGGCGGCCAGGCGTCTGGCGCAGCTGGACGGCAGTCGCATTGGTGACAAGGTTGGTTTTAGCATCCGCGGTGAACACCACCCGGGCACGCACGTGGAGTTCATGACTCCCGGCGTGCTGTTGCGTAGGCTGCTGGGCGATCCGGAATTGGCTGGGGTGGGCGCGGTGGCTATCGATGAAGTCCACGAACGCCAACTCGACACCGACCTGGTGCTGGCCATGCTGCTGGAATTAGCAGAGCTTCGCGATGATTTGGCGCTCGTCGCCATGTCCGCCACCCTGGATGCGCAGCGTTTCGCCGGGCTGATGAACGCCGGCGTGTTAGATACCCCGGCGGTGACCTATCCGCTGGAGACTCACTACGAACCGCACCCCGGCCGGGCTGGCTGCACGCGGGAGTTTCTGACACACCAGGCTAAGCAGGCGAAACAAGTGCGCGATGACACCGGGCATTCGGTTCTGGTTTTCGTCCCTGGCGTGCGCGAAGTCGAACATGTCTGCGCGCAGATTCCCGGTGCGCTGCCTTTGCATGGCCGGCTGACTTCAGCGGAGCAAGATCGCGCGCTAACGCCCACGGATTCCCCGCGCATTATTGTCTCCACCTCCATCGCGGAGTCTTCCCTGACCGTGCCCGGCGTGCGCGCCGTAGTGGATTCGGGGCTATCTCGCGTCCCGCGCCGTGACGCTGCTCGCGGCATGACCGGACTGGTTACCGTGTCCGCGGCGCAGTCCACGGTGGATCAGCGCGCCGGTCGTGCCGGACGTGAAGGTCCTGGCACCGTGATTCGTGCTTATGCGCAGTCGGATTATCAGCATGCAGCAGCGCACATCACCCCGGAGATTGCCACCTCGGATCTCACCGAGGCTGCTTTGATGATCGCCGCGTGGGGTGGCGGCACAGACTTCCCGTTGCCGGATAAGCCGCCGCACAATGCCTGGGCGCAGGCACAGGATGCGCTAGAAGATATCGGCGCGGTGCACGACGGCACCATCACCGCGTTGGGCACCAGGTTGTCTAGGTTGCCGCTGCATCCGCGCCTGGGCCGTGCGCTGATTGAATGCGGTCCGCAGGCGGCGCCGACTATCGCGGTGCTATCAGATTCACCATCGGGCAATATCGCTGCAGTCCAGCCGCCGCAACGAGAGGTCAAGCACCTTGAGAAGCTGGTCTCCACAGGCAGCGGCATCAGTGATGCCGGCATCATTACTGGGCTAGCCTTTCCGCAGCGTATTGCCAAGAAAGTGAATGATTCTGAGTATCTCTTGGCCTCCCGCACGCGCGCGTGGTTGCCGCCAGGCACGTCAATACATGCGAGTGAGTGGCTGGCTATCGCCGATGTCAGCGTGGCCAAATCCGGTGCGGGCAAGGCAGGTTCGGTCATCCGCGCCGCAGCCACTATTTCTGAACCAGACGCCCTGGAGATCATCGGGGTGGATGAGACCATCACTGCGACCTTTACCGGCGGAAAGCTCCAGGGCCGGGCGATAAAGCGCGCAGGTCCCATTGAGCTATCCAGCACCCCGGTCAAGGTTCCACCAGATAATGCTGCCGCCGCGCTAGCCGATGGCATCCGCACCCAAGGCCTAACCCTCTTCACCTTTTCGGACAAAGCCCAAGCTCTGCGTGAGCGCATGAGTTTCCTGCATGAACAGCTTGGCGATCCGTGGCCGGATGTGGAATCCGCTGACCCCGAATACTGGTTAGGCCCTGAACTTGATGCCCTGGCCCATGGCGCGTCCCCGAAATCCGTGGACATGTACCAAGCACTACAGCGGCTTCTGCCATGGCCGGAGGCGAACTCTATGGATGAGCTCGCTCCAGCAAGGCTTGCGGTTCCATCCGGATCACATCCCCGGATTGATTACTCCACGGGCCGCCCAGTGGTCCGGGTTAAACTCCAAGAATGCTTTGGCCTGGCAGAATCTCCCGAATGCGCTGGCATACGCGTGCAATTCCATCTACTCTCTCCTGCCGGTCGCCCGCTTGCGGTTACCGATGATCTGAAGAGTTTCTGGTCCGGCCCCTACGCCGGCGTGCGCGCCGACATGCGCGGACGCTACCCCAAACACCCCTGGCCCGAAGACCCGTGGAGTGCGCAAGCCACCGCCCGCACCAAAAACCGCATCTAG
- a CDS encoding ROK family transcriptional regulator: MIKPGPVFTPPQTPAARCLHLVRLNPIITRSELVEATGLSQPTITRATAALLEAGLVQERTDLTRTRGRGRPTVPLEVADSNWMLAGIAIGTSQTHIALFDTTGRTLREDDISTPVAHLSEFDFIEHIMAGVNRLTTGTARTLVSVGVTTSGAVDEDGLVWASNLGWEGVDIAAHLRYQFNVPVVVSSAIPAILGSETQSADLDKTGNVLVLFADDSTGAALSTEDGVTQLVPLPTISSKLLNLQDASSEDNVATQAVLGALAVNDVHASSLAEAANLAENNATAREILDERARLLGSIAADLVIAHNPVTVVLAGSAFIDDPNAAQIFAASVRQLIAERRAEHSAEGQYASDDAASNLADSVYADENAEDSSRNDGVHELQLRLIPTHREIVRAIARAAALDPLLRVPLTLQPNGSPLESAAPRRRASLRS, translated from the coding sequence ATGATTAAGCCCGGCCCAGTATTTACACCTCCACAAACCCCTGCTGCGCGTTGCTTGCATTTGGTGCGACTCAATCCCATCATTACGCGCAGTGAACTTGTGGAGGCCACCGGGCTGTCCCAACCCACTATCACCAGAGCCACCGCCGCGCTACTAGAGGCTGGTCTGGTGCAGGAGCGCACTGACTTAACGCGCACCCGTGGGCGCGGTCGTCCGACGGTTCCTTTGGAAGTCGCGGACAGCAATTGGATGTTGGCGGGTATTGCCATTGGCACCTCGCAGACGCACATCGCGCTGTTTGACACCACGGGCCGCACCTTGCGCGAAGATGACATCTCCACCCCTGTCGCGCACCTGAGCGAGTTCGATTTCATTGAGCACATCATGGCTGGTGTTAACCGTCTGACCACGGGTACCGCCCGCACCTTGGTTTCTGTTGGTGTCACCACTTCTGGCGCTGTGGATGAAGACGGCTTGGTGTGGGCGTCCAACTTGGGCTGGGAAGGAGTCGATATTGCCGCCCACCTGCGTTACCAGTTCAACGTTCCAGTTGTGGTGTCTTCGGCTATTCCTGCCATCTTGGGCTCGGAGACCCAAAGCGCTGACCTGGATAAGACCGGAAACGTGCTGGTTTTGTTCGCCGATGACTCCACAGGCGCGGCATTATCCACCGAGGACGGCGTGACCCAGCTGGTTCCGCTGCCAACCATTTCTTCGAAGCTGCTCAACCTGCAGGATGCTTCTTCGGAGGACAACGTTGCCACCCAGGCAGTGCTGGGCGCTTTGGCGGTCAATGATGTTCACGCCAGCAGCCTTGCGGAGGCAGCAAACCTGGCGGAGAACAATGCCACGGCGCGCGAAATCTTGGACGAGCGTGCACGGTTGCTCGGCTCCATCGCCGCCGACCTGGTCATCGCGCATAACCCGGTCACCGTTGTCTTGGCGGGTTCTGCGTTTATTGATGACCCGAACGCTGCGCAGATCTTTGCTGCATCTGTTCGCCAGCTCATCGCTGAGCGTCGTGCCGAGCACAGCGCCGAGGGTCAATACGCAAGCGATGATGCTGCATCTAACTTGGCGGATTCCGTTTATGCCGATGAAAATGCGGAGGACTCCTCACGCAATGACGGCGTGCATGAGCTGCAGCTGCGCTTGATTCCAACCCACCGCGAAATTGTGCGAGCCATCGCCCGCGCTGCGGCTCTCGATCCGCTGCTGCGTGTTCCGCTGACCCTGCAGCCCAATGGCTCCCCGCTGGAATCGGCGGCACCGCGCCGCCGCGCATCACTGCGCAGTTGA
- a CDS encoding TSUP family transporter, with protein MELELAQWALLLGGAAIAGWVDAVIGGGGLVLIPLIMAVIPGVAPATALATNKLAAVSGTASAAFTLMRTVRPPMKETLKLALIAGIASAIGALAATLMQEEFMRPLIIVLLLAVGMFVAFKPTFGTGSSEGVRGGWRTWAALAAVASIGFYDGIFGPGTGMFLIMSFTAIFSQNFIKSAAMAKVVNTATNLGGLATFIIGGHVWWTLGIALAIANIAGAQLGARTVLGGGTKLVRYALLILVVVMSVNLAWQQWF; from the coding sequence ATGGAACTAGAGCTTGCGCAGTGGGCGCTTTTGCTGGGCGGCGCCGCAATTGCCGGGTGGGTCGATGCCGTTATCGGCGGCGGGGGACTCGTGCTTATTCCGCTGATCATGGCGGTTATTCCGGGCGTTGCGCCCGCAACAGCGCTGGCCACGAACAAACTCGCCGCGGTCTCCGGCACCGCCTCCGCTGCATTCACGCTGATGCGCACAGTGCGCCCGCCGATGAAAGAAACCTTAAAGCTGGCGCTCATCGCTGGCATTGCCTCCGCAATCGGCGCGCTCGCAGCTACGCTGATGCAAGAAGAATTCATGCGCCCGCTGATCATTGTGCTGCTGCTGGCCGTGGGAATGTTCGTGGCCTTCAAGCCAACTTTTGGTACTGGTTCCTCGGAAGGCGTGCGCGGCGGCTGGCGCACCTGGGCCGCACTTGCTGCTGTTGCTAGCATCGGTTTCTATGACGGCATCTTCGGCCCCGGCACCGGCATGTTCCTCATCATGAGCTTTACAGCCATCTTCTCGCAGAACTTCATCAAGTCCGCTGCCATGGCCAAGGTAGTCAACACCGCCACCAACCTCGGCGGGCTCGCCACGTTCATCATTGGCGGCCATGTCTGGTGGACTCTAGGAATTGCACTTGCGATCGCCAATATCGCCGGCGCCCAGCTCGGCGCCCGCACCGTGCTCGGCGGCGGCACCAAACTGGTTCGCTACGCGCTGCTCATCCTAGTAGTCGTCATGTCAGTGAACCTGGCGTGGCAGCAGTGGTTTTAG
- a CDS encoding AbrB family transcriptional regulator → MDFRWLVVVPASVVLGLLFDWLNVPASWILAAIVSSGSVALISQRDMPVNKHFYSLSRGFIGIMAAVPLTLSSAGQLIKYVPMGVAVGIASVAFCMVGGLLLAKMQKGAISRETGVLSLLPGGASMMPPLADELGANFRYVALTQYLRLLCVSISLPLLVTFMPHPAGDSDASLEASTTWWVILLVLAIAAFGEPLGKKLHMPVASVMGPIVITVVVSFFLPDGITMQPLEIFRILAFLSIGWVCGGGLSMPTLRHFGRQLPATFGLIALILASCATLALPVMAVFDITYFEAYLATSPGALETVLALSSEGGAGPIVVSLQIIRLILVLTVAAYLPQILNFLFRGRRKGRGKGITSA, encoded by the coding sequence ATGGATTTCCGCTGGTTAGTTGTGGTCCCGGCATCCGTAGTGCTGGGCTTATTGTTTGACTGGCTCAATGTGCCTGCCTCATGGATTTTGGCCGCGATTGTGTCCTCCGGTTCGGTGGCGTTGATTTCGCAGCGCGATATGCCCGTGAACAAGCATTTTTACAGTTTGTCACGCGGATTCATTGGCATTATGGCGGCGGTGCCGTTGACACTGTCATCGGCGGGCCAGCTGATTAAGTATGTGCCGATGGGCGTTGCGGTTGGTATCGCTTCGGTCGCGTTTTGTATGGTCGGCGGGCTGTTGCTGGCCAAGATGCAAAAGGGCGCGATTTCGCGTGAGACCGGCGTGCTGTCGCTGCTTCCTGGTGGGGCGTCGATGATGCCGCCGCTTGCCGATGAACTCGGCGCCAACTTCCGCTACGTCGCCCTCACGCAGTATTTGCGCTTGTTGTGTGTGTCCATCAGTCTTCCGCTGCTGGTGACGTTCATGCCGCACCCCGCGGGTGATTCAGATGCTTCGCTGGAGGCCAGCACTACTTGGTGGGTTATTCTGCTGGTCCTCGCCATCGCTGCTTTTGGCGAGCCGCTTGGTAAGAAACTGCACATGCCGGTGGCATCAGTTATGGGCCCGATTGTGATCACCGTTGTGGTGTCCTTCTTCCTTCCCGATGGCATCACCATGCAACCGCTGGAAATCTTCCGCATCCTCGCGTTTTTGTCCATCGGCTGGGTCTGCGGCGGCGGGCTGTCCATGCCGACGCTGCGCCACTTTGGCCGCCAGCTGCCCGCAACTTTTGGCCTGATTGCGCTCATCTTGGCTTCCTGCGCCACCCTCGCACTGCCAGTAATGGCGGTCTTTGACATCACCTACTTTGAGGCTTATTTGGCCACCAGCCCCGGCGCGCTGGAGACCGTATTGGCGTTGTCCTCTGAGGGCGGCGCAGGGCCCATCGTGGTCTCCTTGCAGATTATTCGCCTGATCCTGGTGCTCACCGTGGCGGCGTATCTGCCGCAGATCCTCAACTTCTTATTCCGAGGACGCCGAAAAGGCCGCGGAAAGGGTATTACTTCGGCGTAG
- a CDS encoding LOG family protein → MKSVAIYCGSSLGNSPRFAQVAQGTGAELARRGLRVVYGGGNVGLMGTVADAALDAGGEVVGVIPRQLINREMAHTGLTHLEVVDTMAQRKTRMEELADAFVCLPGGVGTLEEVVEVLTMQQLGHVNGPVGLVNVDGFWEPFMQTLRSMAACGFVQTRYIDAIALSSDPAAILDKFAGWTPIGAKWA, encoded by the coding sequence ATGAAATCAGTCGCTATTTATTGTGGATCCTCGCTGGGTAATTCACCGCGCTTTGCACAGGTTGCGCAGGGTACGGGCGCAGAGCTCGCGCGCCGGGGGCTGCGCGTTGTGTATGGCGGCGGCAATGTTGGCCTGATGGGCACGGTTGCCGATGCCGCGCTGGACGCTGGCGGGGAAGTAGTCGGCGTGATTCCACGGCAATTGATTAATAGGGAAATGGCGCACACGGGGCTGACTCACCTGGAAGTTGTGGACACCATGGCGCAGCGCAAGACCCGCATGGAAGAACTTGCCGATGCCTTCGTGTGCCTGCCCGGCGGCGTGGGCACCTTGGAAGAAGTCGTGGAAGTGCTCACCATGCAGCAGCTTGGGCACGTGAACGGCCCAGTCGGACTGGTCAACGTGGACGGGTTTTGGGAGCCATTCATGCAGACCTTGCGGTCGATGGCGGCCTGCGGTTTTGTGCAAACCCGCTACATTGATGCCATAGCGTTATCTTCCGACCCAGCAGCCATTTTGGATAAATTCGCAGGTTGGACCCCCATCGGCGCGAAATGGGCCTAA
- a CDS encoding NAD-dependent deacylase, producing MDTVAQAREIIHDASHVHFFTGAGMSADSGLDTFRDARTGLWEKVNPQDMASVEAWQRDPEPMWAWYLWRARLARRAVPHAGHEAIAKHSGKVTVTTQNIDDLHERAGSGEVAHLHGSLFAFRCSSCHTPYSREIELPESPTPRLAPPECEKCSGLIRPGVVWFGESLPQDQWEKAEEYMSAADAVVIVGTSGSVWPAAGLPTIAHRAKIPIIEVSPQRTDLSDLATVHITNKAVYSLPEILFP from the coding sequence ATGGATACCGTGGCTCAAGCACGTGAGATCATTCATGACGCCTCCCACGTGCACTTTTTCACTGGCGCTGGCATGTCTGCTGATTCCGGGCTGGATACGTTCCGGGATGCGCGGACGGGTTTGTGGGAGAAGGTCAACCCGCAGGATATGGCTTCGGTTGAGGCGTGGCAGCGCGATCCGGAGCCGATGTGGGCGTGGTATTTGTGGCGCGCACGGCTTGCACGGCGGGCGGTGCCACATGCTGGGCACGAAGCCATCGCAAAGCATTCCGGCAAGGTGACGGTGACGACGCAAAATATTGATGATTTACATGAGCGCGCCGGCAGCGGAGAGGTTGCTCATTTACACGGTTCGCTTTTTGCTTTTCGATGCTCCTCCTGCCACACCCCCTACTCCCGCGAGATTGAGCTTCCGGAGTCTCCGACACCGCGGCTTGCGCCACCGGAATGTGAGAAGTGTTCGGGACTGATTCGTCCGGGCGTGGTGTGGTTCGGGGAATCTTTGCCGCAAGATCAGTGGGAGAAGGCGGAAGAATATATGTCGGCTGCGGATGCGGTTGTCATCGTTGGAACGTCGGGTTCAGTGTGGCCGGCGGCGGGGTTACCTACGATTGCACACCGGGCAAAGATCCCCATTATTGAGGTATCTCCACAGCGCACCGATCTGAGTGATTTGGCGACGGTGCATATTACAAACAAAGCTGTATATTCCCTGCCAGAGATTCTATTTCCCTAA